A stretch of the Synechocystis sp. PCC 7338 genome encodes the following:
- a CDS encoding FAD-binding oxidoreductase — protein MPKIAIVGAGVVGATIAYELSLMPGLTIDLFDAQEPAQGATGAALGILMAVISQKTKGRGWRLREQSLQGYRTLLPELEAATGKTIAGDRQGLVKILLEADWPRWQQLQTVRQSQGYPLELWTKAEVEQKLSGWSLRYEAMAGAIYSPWDWQIQPQALTQRLIEAAQQQGVRCHFQQAVHPLPPATASGNCQSLQAGQDDFPVDYVIVTAGLGSDPLVTNKNSNDQPLQLQPVIGQAFLLQFADADNPLHHSLWRSVLTTEDIHLVPLANGQFWLGATVEFPTDCPNGEPNTELRENLWQQAISYYPFLERAETINYWSGKRPRPVGESAPVIRPLDGYDNVLLATGHYRNGVLLAPGTAQEAKTWLKAKLT, from the coding sequence ATGCCAAAAATAGCCATTGTGGGGGCTGGGGTTGTGGGGGCTACCATTGCCTACGAACTAAGCCTCATGCCAGGGTTAACCATTGACCTGTTTGATGCCCAGGAGCCAGCCCAAGGAGCAACCGGAGCGGCCCTCGGTATTTTGATGGCGGTTATTAGTCAGAAAACCAAAGGCCGGGGTTGGCGCTTGCGGGAACAGAGTTTACAGGGATACCGCACCCTTTTACCCGAACTAGAAGCGGCTACAGGCAAAACCATTGCCGGCGATCGCCAAGGGTTAGTGAAAATCTTGCTGGAAGCGGATTGGCCCCGCTGGCAACAACTGCAAACTGTGCGTCAGAGTCAGGGCTATCCCCTGGAGTTATGGACGAAGGCGGAAGTTGAACAGAAACTATCAGGTTGGTCTTTGCGTTACGAGGCCATGGCAGGGGCAATCTATTCCCCCTGGGATTGGCAAATTCAGCCCCAAGCCCTCACCCAAAGGTTGATTGAAGCGGCTCAACAACAGGGAGTGCGTTGCCATTTCCAGCAAGCTGTTCATCCTCTGCCTCCGGCCACTGCTAGTGGAAATTGCCAGAGTTTGCAAGCTGGCCAAGATGACTTTCCGGTGGACTACGTTATCGTCACCGCTGGCCTGGGCAGTGATCCTTTGGTGACCAATAAAAATAGTAACGATCAACCATTACAGTTACAGCCAGTGATTGGCCAAGCCTTTCTACTGCAATTTGCCGACGCCGATAATCCACTCCACCATTCCCTTTGGCGATCGGTCTTGACCACAGAAGATATTCACCTCGTCCCCCTGGCTAATGGCCAATTTTGGTTGGGAGCCACCGTCGAATTTCCCACTGACTGTCCCAACGGAGAACCTAATACTGAACTAAGGGAAAACCTTTGGCAACAGGCGATCTCTTATTATCCATTTTTAGAACGGGCAGAAACCATTAATTACTGGAGTGGGAAACGTCCTCGACCAGTGGGGGAAAGTGCGCCGGTAATCCGCCCCCTCGATGGCTATGACAATGTTCTCTTGGCGACTGGCCATTACCGCAATGGTGTGCTCCTTGCCCCAGGCACAGCCCAGGAAGCAAAAACTTGGTTAAAAGCAAAACTAACCTAA
- a CDS encoding phosphate-starvation-inducible PsiE family protein, with translation MKPIHRYIRLILSKDQDLLFLSVLRSFEKLVSKLLAICLMVVVFVAVFDLFKVLVIELRGEPFGFFSRTLIEIFGLFLNILIALELLENITVYLKDNVIQVELVIVTAIIAVARKIIIFDFSKYEGLDLLALGFAILCLATSFWMIKRLNVNIKH, from the coding sequence ATGAAACCAATCCACAGATACATCAGATTAATATTATCTAAGGATCAAGACTTACTATTTTTGTCGGTGTTACGTAGTTTTGAGAAGCTAGTTTCTAAGTTATTAGCCATTTGCCTGATGGTAGTGGTTTTTGTTGCTGTGTTCGACCTCTTTAAGGTGCTAGTTATCGAATTACGGGGGGAACCCTTTGGCTTTTTTAGTAGAACTTTAATCGAGATTTTTGGTTTATTTTTAAATATATTGATCGCCCTAGAATTATTGGAAAATATCACCGTTTATTTGAAGGATAATGTCATCCAGGTGGAACTGGTGATTGTGACGGCGATAATTGCCGTAGCCAGGAAAATTATTATTTTTGACTTCAGCAAATATGAAGGCTTAGATTTATTGGCTCTGGGCTTCGCGATTTTGTGTTTGGCGACGAGCTTTTGGATGATTAAAAGATTGAATGTTAATATTAAGCATTAA
- the nblS gene encoding two-component system sensor histidine kinase NblS, which yields MGTSVSNPTAILQTLQVFLQKWWSEFNLQTRLMAAATLVVSLLMSGLTFWAVNTIQEDAQLVDTRFGRDVGLLLAANVAPMIADKNLTEVARFSSRFYENTSNLRYMIYADPSGKIFFGIPYSEETVQNSLTLERRIELPQIDPHNFDQPFVRQHHTPNGDVTDVFIPLQYQGKSLGVLAIGINPNPAAVNSSNLTRDVTIAVFISIWVMVILGAVFNALTITQPIKELLLGVKNIAAGNFKQRITLPFGGELGELIVNFNEMAERLERYEAQNIEELTAEKAKLDTLVSTIADGAMLVDTNLELLLVNPTARRLFAWENKSIIGENLLENLPPEITAQLTQPLRELAADQGSLLFAPGHRPQEEEEQDKTYAPEEFRISLTQPFPRTIRLMLTQVLDQNRENLRGIVMTVQDITREVELNEAKSQFISNVSHELRTPLFNIKSFIETLSEFGEDLSEVERKEFLETANHETDRLSRLVNDVLDLSRLESSKIYQLDAVDLHQLIEQSLRSYQLNAKDKQLQLEKILDPDLPLALGNYDLLLQVMTNLIGNSFKFTKAGGKIIVRAYALHRNNLRPEDGPGLVRVEISDTGIGIDPEDQAAIFERFFRVENRVHTLEGTGLGLSIVKNIIAKHQSQIHLVSEVGVGTTFWFDLAVYQSMLMVVG from the coding sequence ATGGGGACTTCTGTGTCCAATCCGACGGCAATTTTACAGACCCTGCAGGTTTTTCTGCAGAAATGGTGGTCTGAGTTTAACCTGCAAACCCGGTTGATGGCGGCAGCCACCTTGGTAGTGTCCCTATTGATGAGTGGGCTAACTTTTTGGGCGGTGAATACTATCCAAGAGGATGCTCAGTTGGTGGATACTCGTTTTGGCCGGGATGTGGGTTTGTTGTTGGCGGCCAATGTTGCCCCGATGATTGCCGATAAAAATTTGACGGAAGTGGCCCGGTTTTCCAGTCGCTTTTACGAAAATACCTCTAATCTCCGCTACATGATCTATGCTGACCCCTCCGGCAAGATCTTTTTTGGCATTCCCTATTCCGAAGAAACTGTCCAAAACTCCCTCACCCTAGAGCGGCGCATCGAATTGCCCCAGATTGATCCCCACAACTTTGACCAGCCCTTTGTGCGGCAACACCACACCCCCAATGGCGATGTCACTGATGTCTTCATTCCCCTGCAATACCAGGGCAAGTCCCTCGGAGTTCTGGCGATCGGCATTAACCCCAACCCCGCTGCGGTCAACTCTTCCAACTTAACCAGGGATGTGACTATTGCTGTTTTTATTTCTATCTGGGTGATGGTAATTCTCGGGGCTGTATTCAATGCCCTCACCATTACCCAACCGATTAAGGAATTATTGCTGGGGGTAAAGAACATCGCCGCCGGCAACTTTAAGCAGAGAATTACCCTGCCCTTCGGGGGGGAATTGGGGGAATTAATTGTTAACTTCAACGAGATGGCGGAGAGGCTGGAGCGTTATGAAGCCCAAAACATTGAAGAGTTAACTGCGGAAAAAGCAAAACTGGATACCCTTGTTTCCACGATCGCCGATGGGGCCATGTTGGTAGATACAAACTTAGAACTATTGTTGGTCAATCCTACTGCTCGTCGTTTATTTGCCTGGGAAAATAAGTCCATCATTGGCGAAAATTTACTGGAAAATTTGCCACCGGAAATTACTGCCCAACTGACCCAACCCTTGAGGGAATTGGCCGCTGATCAGGGAAGCCTGCTGTTTGCACCTGGCCATAGGCCCCAAGAAGAAGAGGAACAGGATAAAACCTACGCCCCGGAAGAATTTCGCATTAGCCTCACCCAGCCGTTTCCCCGCACCATTCGTCTGATGTTGACCCAGGTGTTGGATCAAAATAGGGAAAATTTACGGGGCATTGTCATGACGGTGCAGGACATTACCAGGGAAGTGGAATTAAATGAGGCCAAAAGTCAGTTCATCAGTAATGTTTCCCATGAACTACGTACTCCCCTATTCAACATCAAATCCTTCATTGAAACCTTGAGTGAGTTTGGGGAGGATTTGAGTGAAGTGGAGCGCAAAGAATTTCTAGAAACCGCTAACCACGAAACCGATCGCCTGAGCCGATTGGTCAACGATGTGTTGGATTTATCCCGGCTGGAATCCTCAAAAATTTACCAGTTGGATGCGGTGGATCTGCACCAATTAATTGAGCAAAGTTTACGTAGTTACCAACTCAACGCTAAGGACAAACAACTACAGTTAGAAAAAATCTTGGATCCGGATCTACCCCTGGCCCTGGGCAACTACGACCTACTACTGCAGGTAATGACCAATTTAATTGGCAATTCCTTTAAATTCACTAAAGCTGGGGGGAAAATTATTGTCCGGGCCTATGCCCTCCACCGCAATAACCTCCGGCCGGAAGATGGCCCAGGGCTAGTACGGGTGGAAATTTCCGACACTGGCATCGGCATTGACCCAGAGGATCAAGCGGCTATTTTTGAGCGTTTCTTTCGGGTGGAAAATCGGGTCCACACTCTAGAAGGTACGGGGTTGGGGCTTTCCATTGTCAAAAACATCATCGCCAAACACCAAAGCCAAATCCATTTGGTCAGTGAGGTGGGGGTAGGTACCACCTTTTGGTTCGATCTGGCGGTATATCAATCCATGTTGATGGTGGTGGGCTAG
- the trpE gene encoding anthranilate synthase component I, whose amino-acid sequence MISPGFSHFTELAQQGNFIPVYQEWVADLETPVSAWYKVCSAQPYNFLLESVEGGENIGRYSFLGCDPMWVLEARGTVTNLVWRDGQKQTFEGNPLDILSQCLESIRPVNLPQLPPGIGGLFGVWGYELIRWMEPRVPVYEPQPQDLPDGIWMQVDHLLIFDQVKRKIWAIAFADLRGENVDLEAAYQAACQRVTKLVLQLQLPLPPEATPLELLTKTQLENKELNYSSNTEQEKFLEEVAIAKDYITAGDIFQVVLSQRLSTIYQDDPFKLYRSLRLINPSPYMAYYNFGHWQIIGSSPEVMVKAERQPDGKLVATVRPIAGTRPRGTIPLEDEQLAEELLNDPKEIAEHVMLVDLGRNDLGRVCVQGSVIVDELMVIERYSHVMHIVSNVIGEMAADKTAWDLLKACFPAGTVSGAPKIRAMEIINELEPERRGPYSGVYGYYDFEGQLNTAIAIRTMVVQEQADGTHRVSVQAGAGIVADSDPQKEYEETLNKARGLLEAIRALS is encoded by the coding sequence ATGATTTCCCCTGGGTTTTCTCACTTCACTGAACTCGCCCAACAGGGCAATTTTATTCCGGTGTATCAAGAATGGGTGGCGGATTTAGAAACACCAGTTTCAGCCTGGTATAAAGTTTGCTCTGCCCAACCCTACAATTTTCTGTTGGAGTCGGTGGAAGGGGGAGAAAATATTGGCCGCTATAGCTTCCTTGGTTGTGACCCCATGTGGGTATTGGAAGCCAGGGGGACGGTAACCAATTTAGTTTGGCGGGATGGCCAGAAGCAGACATTTGAGGGTAATCCCCTAGATATTTTGTCCCAATGTTTGGAATCAATTCGCCCGGTGAATTTACCCCAGTTACCTCCAGGCATTGGTGGGTTGTTTGGGGTTTGGGGCTATGAGTTGATTCGCTGGATGGAACCCAGAGTTCCCGTTTATGAACCCCAGCCGCAAGACCTACCAGACGGCATTTGGATGCAGGTGGATCATCTGCTGATTTTTGACCAGGTAAAACGCAAAATTTGGGCGATCGCCTTTGCGGATCTACGGGGAGAGAACGTGGATCTTGAAGCCGCCTATCAAGCGGCCTGTCAACGGGTGACCAAATTGGTTCTGCAATTGCAACTGCCTTTACCCCCGGAAGCTACCCCCCTAGAACTGCTAACTAAAACCCAACTTGAGAATAAGGAACTGAACTATAGCAGTAATACCGAGCAAGAAAAATTTTTAGAAGAAGTGGCGATCGCCAAGGATTACATCACAGCGGGGGACATTTTCCAGGTGGTGCTCTCCCAAAGACTTTCCACCATTTACCAGGATGATCCTTTCAAGCTCTACCGTTCCCTACGGCTGATTAACCCTTCCCCCTACATGGCCTATTACAACTTTGGCCATTGGCAAATTATTGGCTCCAGTCCGGAGGTTATGGTGAAGGCGGAGCGGCAACCGGACGGGAAACTCGTAGCTACGGTTAGGCCCATTGCGGGTACTAGACCCAGGGGCACAATCCCCCTAGAGGATGAACAGTTAGCGGAAGAATTGCTCAATGATCCCAAGGAAATTGCCGAACACGTCATGCTAGTAGACCTAGGGCGCAACGATTTAGGGCGTGTCTGTGTCCAGGGTTCCGTGATAGTGGATGAGCTCATGGTGATTGAACGCTACTCCCATGTCATGCACATTGTCAGTAACGTCATTGGGGAAATGGCTGCCGATAAAACAGCCTGGGATCTGTTGAAGGCCTGTTTTCCCGCTGGCACTGTCAGTGGTGCGCCCAAAATCCGGGCTATGGAAATTATTAATGAACTGGAACCGGAACGGCGGGGGCCCTACTCTGGGGTCTATGGTTATTACGATTTTGAAGGGCAATTAAACACGGCGATCGCCATTCGCACCATGGTGGTGCAGGAACAGGCGGATGGAACCCATCGGGTGTCGGTGCAGGCCGGAGCGGGCATTGTGGCGGATTCCGATCCCCAAAAGGAGTACGAAGAAACCCTCAATAAAGCCCGGGGCCTCTTGGAAGCCATTCGTGCCTTATCCTAG
- the crtE gene encoding geranylgeranyl diphosphate synthase CrtE: protein MVAQQTRTDFDLAQYLQVKKGVVEAALDSSLAIARPEKIYEAMRYSLLAGGKRLRPILCITACELCDGDEALALPTACALEMIHTMSLIHDDLPSMDNDDFRRGKPTNHKVYGEDIAILAGDGLLAYAFEYVVTHTPQADPQALLQVIARLGRTVGAAGLVGGQVLDLESEGRTDITPETLTFIHTHKTGALLEASVLTGAILAGASGEQQQRLAHYAQNIGLAFQVVDDILDITATQEELGKTAGKDVKAQKATYPSLLGLDASRAQAQSLIDQAIAALEPFGPSAQPLQAIAEYIVARKY from the coding sequence ATGGTTGCCCAACAAACACGAACCGACTTTGATTTAGCCCAATACTTACAAGTTAAAAAAGGCGTAGTCGAGGCAGCCCTAGACAGTTCCCTGGCGATCGCCCGCCCCGAAAAGATTTACGAAGCCATGCGCTACTCTCTCTTGGCGGGGGGGAAACGACTGCGCCCTATCCTATGCATTACGGCCTGTGAACTATGTGATGGCGATGAAGCCCTGGCTCTGCCCACGGCCTGTGCCCTGGAAATGATTCATACCATGTCCCTCATCCATGACGATTTGCCCTCCATGGATAATGACGATTTTCGCCGGGGGAAACCCACTAATCATAAGGTGTACGGGGAAGACATTGCCATTTTGGCCGGGGATGGACTGCTAGCATATGCGTTTGAGTATGTGGTCACCCATACACCCCAAGCCGATCCCCAAGCTTTACTCCAGGTTATTGCCCGTTTAGGTCGCACCGTGGGTGCTGCCGGTTTAGTGGGGGGTCAAGTCCTAGATCTCGAATCGGAGGGACGCACAGACATTACGCCGGAAACTTTAACTTTTATCCACACCCATAAAACCGGAGCGTTACTGGAAGCTTCCGTGCTCACTGGCGCGATTTTGGCGGGGGCCAGTGGAGAGCAACAACAGAGATTGGCTCACTATGCCCAAAATATTGGCTTAGCTTTTCAAGTGGTGGACGACATCCTCGACATCACCGCCACCCAGGAAGAATTGGGTAAAACCGCCGGTAAAGATGTCAAAGCCCAAAAGGCCACCTATCCCAGTCTGCTCGGTTTGGACGCTTCCCGGGCCCAGGCCCAAAGTTTGATTGACCAAGCCATTGCCGCCCTGGAACCCTTTGGCCCCTCCGCCCAGCCTCTCCAGGCGATCGCCGAATATATTGTTGCCCGAAAGTATTGA
- a CDS encoding tyrosine-type recombinase/integrase, which yields MFLPSPANLSGLNPNILEELLRDKRSPNTRRTYAKALKDFFLTMAGEEPSPDVIAWFLSLDHFEAIAMVLRYRAELLERELKPATINVRLAAIKSLVNYARRVGKCQYTLEDVEGLKAETYRDTTGVSPTSFKQITDHIAPDSLKGKRDLAILRLLWDNALRRAEVCALNLGDYQPTERQLLIKGKGKLGKQAITLSVKGTTLINQWLTAIGPRPKNEPLFCTLDRATFGHRLSGNAIYNIVRTSAELAGINKVMSPHRVRHSAITAALEATNGDTRKVQKLSRHSNLNTLMIYDDNRHQHQAQITDILADLL from the coding sequence ATGTTTCTCCCTTCCCCTGCCAATTTATCCGGGCTTAATCCAAACATTCTCGAAGAACTACTGCGGGATAAACGATCGCCCAATACCCGGAGAACCTATGCCAAAGCGTTAAAGGATTTTTTCCTCACCATGGCCGGGGAAGAACCATCTCCAGATGTCATTGCTTGGTTTTTGAGCTTGGATCACTTCGAGGCGATCGCCATGGTTTTACGCTATCGAGCGGAATTATTGGAAAGAGAATTGAAACCAGCCACCATTAACGTGCGATTGGCGGCAATTAAAAGCTTAGTGAACTATGCCCGCCGGGTAGGCAAATGCCAGTACACCCTAGAAGATGTGGAAGGTTTAAAGGCAGAAACCTATCGGGACACCACCGGAGTTAGCCCCACTTCCTTCAAGCAAATTACCGACCACATTGCCCCTGATTCCCTCAAAGGTAAGCGGGATTTAGCTATTCTGCGTTTGCTCTGGGACAATGCCCTCCGACGGGCGGAAGTTTGCGCTCTTAACCTAGGGGACTATCAACCAACGGAGCGCCAATTACTCATTAAAGGCAAAGGAAAATTAGGCAAACAGGCCATCACCCTCAGCGTTAAAGGCACTACTTTAATCAACCAATGGTTAACTGCCATTGGCCCCCGCCCTAAAAATGAGCCCCTATTTTGCACCCTCGACCGGGCAACTTTTGGCCATCGTCTCAGCGGCAACGCCATCTATAACATCGTCCGCACTAGTGCAGAATTAGCTGGTATCAATAAAGTTATGAGTCCCCATCGAGTGCGTCACAGTGCCATCACCGCCGCCCTAGAAGCTACCAATGGGGACACTCGTAAAGTGCAAAAACTAAGCCGCCACAGCAATTTAAATACCCTGATGATCTACGACGATAACCGTCACCAGCACCAAGCTCAAATTACTGATATTTTGGCAGATTTGCTTTAA
- a CDS encoding ribbon-helix-helix protein, CopG family: MGKISKNFSTKQTTIRLESKLMERISKLCAKEGLSREVLFEALFEHYLEDKEAWATILEQAKQKAEFRQVIANHKRAKTMMEKFG, translated from the coding sequence ATGGGCAAAATCAGCAAAAATTTTTCCACCAAACAAACCACCATCCGCCTAGAGAGCAAGCTCATGGAGCGGATTAGTAAGCTCTGTGCCAAGGAAGGTTTAAGCAGAGAAGTTTTATTTGAGGCTTTATTTGAGCACTATCTGGAAGACAAGGAGGCCTGGGCTACAATTCTGGAGCAGGCCAAGCAAAAAGCTGAATTTCGTCAGGTGATCGCCAATCATAAGCGGGCAAAAACGATGATGGAAAAGTTTGGCTAG
- a CDS encoding FAD-dependent oxidoreductase yields the protein MYQLVIIGASPEGLAAAHSCVEQYPAARIALVTHGWERGWSGDRDGELAEEKFWEQLRLLAAQAVDMVVGEGTFLQAPAGLLYQTKERTLEGESYLLTSGKVDEENFNRFSDTPQQWAIVGALPENLVLAQELTKLSHRVTILSRNSQLLPGEDREMAALLQTYLASLGIEFWFNCSNFIRHYDQGNCTYRLQFNHGYEGASHHLTVDNFHSKERSPQYRDLLANLPELNPNGSQGQGSYLMVNQNLQTAHGQIYACGNWLKGYRCAPMAQQEAKYVVHQLLGKNTTPINYGQMPFTIDLSPLWYRIGNPAAPQKIVRGFEPYSDHCDLRGMYKLALDSHDRIISAHWFGPRARESMALLQLAIAKGISWSELKPLPLWENCQTLY from the coding sequence ATGTATCAGTTAGTGATTATCGGGGCCAGTCCAGAGGGGTTAGCGGCGGCCCATAGCTGCGTCGAGCAATATCCCGCAGCCAGAATTGCCCTAGTCACCCACGGTTGGGAACGGGGTTGGTCTGGCGATCGCGATGGGGAGTTAGCGGAGGAAAAATTTTGGGAACAGTTACGCTTACTAGCGGCCCAGGCCGTGGATATGGTAGTGGGAGAGGGGACTTTTTTACAAGCACCAGCGGGATTGCTATATCAAACCAAAGAGCGGACGTTAGAGGGGGAAAGTTATTTACTTACCAGCGGCAAAGTTGATGAGGAAAACTTTAATCGCTTCAGTGACACTCCCCAACAGTGGGCCATAGTGGGGGCCTTGCCGGAAAATCTGGTTTTAGCCCAGGAGTTAACCAAGCTGAGTCATAGGGTCACCATCCTGAGTCGCAATAGTCAGTTATTACCGGGGGAAGACCGGGAAATGGCGGCCCTTCTGCAAACCTATTTGGCAAGTTTAGGCATTGAATTTTGGTTTAATTGTAGTAATTTTATCCGGCACTATGACCAAGGTAATTGCACTTATCGCCTCCAATTTAACCATGGTTACGAGGGGGCTAGTCATCACCTCACTGTGGATAATTTCCATTCCAAGGAGCGATCGCCGCAGTACCGAGATCTACTCGCCAATCTGCCGGAACTAAACCCCAATGGCAGCCAAGGGCAAGGTTCTTACCTGATGGTGAACCAAAACTTGCAAACCGCCCATGGGCAAATTTATGCCTGTGGTAACTGGTTAAAAGGCTACCGTTGTGCCCCCATGGCCCAACAAGAAGCCAAGTATGTGGTTCACCAGCTTTTGGGCAAGAATACTACCCCGATTAACTACGGTCAAATGCCCTTTACCATCGACCTATCCCCTCTGTGGTATCGCATCGGCAACCCCGCCGCCCCCCAGAAAATCGTCCGGGGCTTTGAACCCTACAGCGACCACTGTGACCTACGGGGAATGTATAAATTGGCATTAGATTCCCATGACCGGATTATCAGCGCCCACTGGTTTGGGCCACGGGCCCGGGAAAGTATGGCTTTACTACAACTGGCGATCGCCAAGGGGATTAGTTGGTCGGAATTGAAACCCTTGCCCCTGTGGGAAAATTGTCAAACTTTGTACTAA
- a CDS encoding CPBP family intramembrane glutamic endopeptidase: MPKSVVNFRLNGQAMARLAPPLRMGVFILLLALAWLPFLLPLSLAIADANLRSIVVMGILFLIFLVLLIFWSHWCYQTPLSLKAYGEYGLGWNRRQGLELLRGLGLGFGFTSGLFIIQALLGWAVLEPAGDSLWVIILQGSLTGLGVALAEELFFRGWLLKELDQGYSRGVALGSNAVIFAVLHFLKPLGEVIRTLPQFPALVLLGLSLVVTKRRHGDRLGHCIGLHGGLVWAYYIINVGQLVSYTDRVPTWVTGIDQNPLSGVMGIAGLSLLLWLVSRGQKASV, from the coding sequence ATGCCCAAATCCGTCGTTAATTTTAGGTTGAACGGCCAAGCCATGGCGCGGCTGGCTCCCCCATTGAGGATGGGTGTGTTCATTTTACTGTTGGCCCTTGCTTGGTTGCCGTTTTTGCTGCCCCTATCCCTGGCGATCGCCGATGCAAATTTGCGTTCCATTGTGGTGATGGGAATTTTATTTTTAATTTTCCTCGTCCTGCTAATTTTTTGGAGTCATTGGTGTTACCAAACGCCGCTGTCCCTCAAGGCCTATGGGGAGTACGGCCTGGGTTGGAACCGCCGCCAAGGATTGGAGCTATTGCGGGGGTTGGGGCTGGGTTTTGGTTTTACCTCCGGCTTGTTTATCATCCAGGCTTTATTGGGCTGGGCGGTGCTGGAACCCGCTGGCGATAGCCTCTGGGTGATTATTTTGCAGGGAAGCCTGACGGGGCTAGGGGTGGCCCTGGCGGAAGAACTCTTTTTTCGGGGCTGGTTGCTGAAGGAGTTGGACCAGGGTTACAGCAGGGGAGTTGCTCTGGGCAGTAATGCCGTTATTTTTGCTGTGCTCCATTTTCTTAAGCCCCTGGGGGAAGTAATCCGCACCCTCCCCCAATTTCCTGCATTGGTGTTGTTGGGTTTGAGCTTGGTGGTCACTAAACGCCGCCACGGCGATCGCCTGGGGCACTGCATTGGTCTCCATGGAGGATTGGTGTGGGCCTATTACATTATCAATGTGGGGCAATTGGTCAGCTATACCGATAGGGTGCCGACTTGGGTAACGGGCATTGATCAAAATCCCCTCTCTGGCGTGATGGGCATTGCCGGTCTATCCCTTTTACTCTGGCTGGTGAGCCGGGGACAGAAAGCCTCAGTTTAA
- a CDS encoding photosystem I reaction center subunit II PsaD produces MTELSGQPPKFGGSTGGLLSKANREEKYAITWTSASEQVFEMPTGGAAIMNEGENLLYLARKEQCLALGTQLRTKFKPKIQDYKIYRVYPSGEVQYLHPADGVFPEKVNEGREAQGTKTRRIGQNPEPVTIKFSGKAPYEV; encoded by the coding sequence ATGACAGAACTCTCTGGACAACCGCCTAAATTCGGTGGCAGCACTGGTGGACTTCTCTCCAAAGCCAACCGGGAAGAAAAGTATGCCATCACCTGGACCAGCGCCTCTGAACAAGTTTTTGAAATGCCCACCGGCGGCGCAGCCATCATGAATGAAGGGGAAAATCTCCTTTATCTGGCCCGTAAAGAACAATGTTTAGCCCTGGGGACCCAGCTACGGACAAAATTTAAACCCAAAATTCAAGACTACAAAATTTACCGTGTTTATCCCAGCGGTGAAGTTCAATACCTGCACCCTGCCGATGGCGTTTTCCCTGAAAAAGTCAACGAAGGTCGGGAAGCCCAAGGTACCAAAACCCGTCGCATTGGCCAAAATCCAGAACCTGTAACCATCAAGTTCTCCGGTAAAGCCCCCTACGAGGTTTAG
- a CDS encoding DUF4258 domain-containing protein: MDYVLSNHARNELQKPERSNIKREWIDQVLTDPDYSDIDERTNTVRKWKRIPECDNRALRVVYNPDKQPPVVVTVFFDRRFKK, from the coding sequence TTGGATTACGTTCTGTCAAATCATGCTAGAAATGAACTTCAGAAACCAGAAAGGTCAAATATTAAGAGGGAATGGATTGATCAGGTGCTAACTGACCCGGACTATTCCGACATAGACGAGAGGACAAATACTGTCCGAAAATGGAAACGTATCCCTGAGTGCGACAACAGAGCTTTAAGAGTGGTTTACAACCCAGATAAGCAACCACCTGTAGTTGTGACAGTCTTTTTTGACAGGAGATTTAAAAAATGA
- a CDS encoding DUF2283 domain-containing protein produces MNNIEYDPEVDSAYFRLADKPGIDSEEIADGIIVDYDQDNNVIAVELLGVKTINPNDFQKLKPLLSQSALARLQEWLPKLAIA; encoded by the coding sequence ATGAACAACATCGAATATGACCCCGAAGTTGATTCAGCCTACTTCCGGCTGGCAGATAAACCGGGTATTGACTCTGAAGAAATTGCAGACGGCATTATTGTGGACTATGACCAAGATAATAATGTGATCGCTGTAGAGCTTTTGGGAGTTAAGACGATAAACCCTAATGATTTTCAGAAACTAAAGCCTTTACTCTCGCAATCTGCCTTGGCACGACTTCAAGAATGGTTGCCCAAATTGGCGATCGCCTAA